From a region of the Streptomyces caniferus genome:
- a CDS encoding acetolactate synthase large subunit: MTQLAEIPVPPPSSEPMTGAQSLVRSLEAVGVDTAFGIPGGAITPAYDALMDSTQVRHILVRHEQGAGHAATGYAQSTGKVGVCMATSGPGATNLVTPIADAYMDSVPLVAITGQVVSSSIGTDAFQEADICGITMPITKHSFLVTDPDDIPRAISEAFHLASTGRPGPVLVDITKDALQKDTVFRWPAEHRLPGYSPVTKPSGKQIQRAARLIAEAKRPVLYVGGGVLKARATDELKALAELTGAPVTTTLMGIGAFPDSHPQHLGMPGMHGTVAAVTALQRADLIVALGARFDDRVTGKLDSFAPNATVVHADIDPAEIGKNRVADVPIVGDAREVLTDLIGAVRDERESTEAACDYAAWWEQLEGWRTTYPLGYEPAPEGGLSPQQVIQRIGQLTGENTIFSAGVGQHQMWASQFIAYERPYSWLNSGGAGTMGYAVPAAMGAKAGMPEATVWAIDGDGCFQMTNQELVTCALNNIPIKVAIINNGVLGMVRQWQSLFYGQRYSNTVLHAGEKAEGGAGGGTRIPDFLKLAEAMGCYGLRCESPDQLDATIEKAMSLNDAPVVIDFIVHEDAMVWPMVAAGTSNDEIMAARDVRPDFGDDEE; the protein is encoded by the coding sequence ATGACTCAGCTCGCAGAAATACCCGTCCCCCCGCCCTCCTCGGAGCCCATGACGGGCGCCCAGTCCCTCGTCCGTTCCCTTGAAGCCGTGGGCGTCGATACGGCGTTCGGCATCCCGGGCGGAGCGATCACCCCGGCGTACGACGCCCTCATGGATTCGACGCAGGTGCGGCACATTCTGGTGCGGCACGAGCAGGGGGCGGGCCACGCGGCGACCGGCTACGCGCAGTCGACCGGCAAGGTCGGCGTCTGCATGGCGACAAGCGGTCCGGGAGCCACCAACCTGGTCACCCCCATCGCCGACGCCTATATGGACTCGGTTCCTCTGGTGGCGATCACCGGACAGGTGGTGAGTTCGTCGATCGGTACGGATGCCTTTCAGGAAGCCGATATCTGCGGCATCACGATGCCGATAACCAAGCACAGCTTCCTGGTCACCGACCCGGACGACATCCCCCGCGCGATCTCCGAGGCCTTTCACCTCGCCTCCACCGGGCGGCCCGGGCCGGTCCTGGTCGACATCACCAAGGACGCACTGCAGAAGGACACCGTCTTCCGCTGGCCGGCGGAACACCGGCTCCCCGGCTACTCTCCCGTCACCAAGCCGAGCGGCAAGCAGATCCAGCGAGCTGCCCGGCTGATCGCCGAAGCCAAACGCCCGGTGCTCTACGTCGGCGGCGGTGTGCTCAAGGCACGGGCCACCGACGAGCTGAAAGCCCTGGCGGAACTCACCGGGGCTCCCGTCACCACCACCCTCATGGGCATCGGAGCCTTCCCCGACAGCCACCCGCAGCACCTGGGCATGCCCGGTATGCACGGGACGGTCGCGGCGGTGACGGCGCTCCAGCGGGCCGATCTGATCGTCGCCCTGGGGGCACGGTTCGACGACCGGGTCACCGGCAAGCTGGACAGCTTCGCGCCGAACGCCACGGTCGTGCACGCCGACATCGATCCCGCCGAGATCGGCAAGAACCGGGTCGCGGACGTGCCGATCGTCGGAGACGCCCGTGAGGTGCTGACCGATCTCATCGGCGCCGTCCGGGACGAACGCGAGAGCACGGAGGCCGCCTGTGACTACGCGGCCTGGTGGGAGCAGCTCGAGGGCTGGCGCACGACCTACCCGCTGGGCTACGAGCCGGCCCCCGAGGGCGGGCTCTCGCCCCAGCAGGTCATCCAGCGCATCGGCCAACTGACCGGCGAGAACACGATCTTCTCGGCCGGCGTCGGCCAACACCAGATGTGGGCCTCGCAGTTCATCGCCTACGAGAGGCCCTACAGCTGGCTCAACTCCGGCGGCGCGGGCACGATGGGCTACGCCGTCCCGGCCGCGATGGGCGCCAAGGCGGGCATGCCGGAGGCCACGGTCTGGGCGATCGACGGCGACGGCTGCTTCCAGATGACCAACCAGGAACTGGTCACCTGCGCGCTGAACAACATCCCGATCAAGGTCGCCATCATCAACAACGGCGTGCTGGGCATGGTCCGCCAGTGGCAGAGCCTGTTCTACGGGCAGCGGTACTCCAACACCGTCCTGCACGCCGGTGAGAAGGCCGAGGGCGGGGCCGGCGGCGGCACCCGCATCCCGGACTTCCTCAAGCTCGCCGAGGCCATGGGCTGCTACGGGCTGCGCTGCGAGTCGCCCGACCAGCTCGACGCCACGATCGAGAAGGCGATGTCTCTCAACGACGCGCCTGTCGTCATCGACTTCATCGTCCACGAGGACGCCATGGTCTGGCCCATGGTCGCCGCCGGCACCTCCAACGACGAGATCATGGCCGCCCGCGATGTCCGTCCCGACTTCGGTGACGACGAGGAGTAG
- a CDS encoding winged helix-turn-helix domain-containing protein yields MILSVSARELSGCRFLVSPLLEVLAAGEALCGQYPALHGWRRRILKTGHRHALHFPQDVVQHWIRLVAGQLLCQQGASTSRQEVDFSALGPLEEPVRAFFQECLVSDWSRIRTALESDIALRAHNLAACGVRQVVGNVPGLTLREVRGEPAGAERGLILVPSVFQRTSVLLTSELGSVITYPASGHRRLRDESEAVAAPRLGALLGRGRAAALLNIGTGCGTTELADRLGVSAGTASVHVTALRNGGLVATHRFGKAVKHVLTPVGSALIIAHITAEPNIPPQMFW; encoded by the coding sequence GTGATACTGAGCGTTTCAGCGAGAGAATTGTCCGGCTGTCGCTTCCTGGTCTCGCCGCTCTTGGAGGTGCTCGCGGCGGGCGAAGCCTTGTGCGGACAGTACCCGGCCCTGCATGGCTGGCGCCGACGCATCCTGAAGACCGGACACCGACACGCACTCCACTTCCCCCAGGACGTCGTCCAGCACTGGATCCGTTTGGTGGCAGGGCAGTTGCTCTGCCAGCAAGGTGCATCGACAAGCCGTCAGGAGGTCGACTTCTCGGCCCTCGGGCCGCTGGAGGAACCGGTCCGTGCGTTCTTCCAGGAGTGCCTCGTCAGTGACTGGTCACGGATCAGAACCGCGCTGGAGTCCGACATCGCGCTACGTGCCCACAACCTGGCCGCGTGCGGCGTCCGGCAGGTCGTGGGCAACGTGCCCGGCCTCACCCTGCGCGAGGTTCGAGGTGAGCCGGCAGGTGCCGAGCGGGGGCTGATCCTGGTGCCCTCGGTCTTTCAGCGGACGAGTGTGCTTCTGACGAGCGAATTAGGCTCAGTGATCACGTACCCGGCATCCGGACATCGCCGGCTCCGGGACGAAAGCGAGGCGGTCGCCGCTCCCCGGCTCGGCGCGCTGCTCGGCCGCGGTCGCGCTGCCGCACTCCTCAACATAGGCACCGGCTGCGGGACCACCGAACTGGCGGACCGCCTCGGCGTCAGCGCGGGTACCGCTTCCGTGCACGTGACCGCTCTGCGCAACGGCGGCCTGGTTGCCACACATCGCTTCGGCAAAGCGGTCAAACACGTCCTGACTCCCGTCGGTTCGGCACTCATCATTGCGCACATCACCGCGGAGCCGAATATTCCACCTCAGATGTTCTGGTGA